In the genome of Myxococcus stipitatus, one region contains:
- a CDS encoding POTRA domain-containing protein, with the protein MLGFWLCVLGSSPSLAQDLARGVSGQNVVAVELHLPGGVDAQGLSALVAVHKGQVLTSGTVRRSVERLWATGRFSDVVARAEEVPGGVRVVFQLTPVSRLARLRFEGHAVMSDAELLEASGLLEGGPLDGEELEGAVSAVLQAYQRKGYDSVKVTARQEPVTDGVAVSLLIAEGQPTRVRQVSFSGSPGLPLSRLLAVLEMRPGEVFDRVRLDTGLDHLRTLLREEGYWRAQVGTPAVLVEANSASVAVPLSAGPKYQVRFHGNHRFSAELLQRVLAHDAAEPLDEVVAGRLARRVESFYRHRGFNDAKVRSREVVRPDGEVAVLAFDVDEGQSLRVSDVRFHGNNSLGSKTLRAHLAERIRASAQQPELDLRLQDDPLDVEGRHGREDVSLEPMPDPSTVYVEEAWLEATESMMEAYRERGFLSSTVTFRGLTVDARTRTAVADFDVEEGPQARVTEIRYEGVPEGMVALTQQGGAGVHKGLPLSFEAVEAARVSLERGLAQQGYLFAKVTTESSVGEDGTSATVVFRADAGPQVKVGKVLVQGLTRTDPDLVMANLDLEEGKPLAPDALLEGQRRLARLGLFRQVDVALADPARREPTKDVVVTVHERPRLDGQVSGGYFLVDGPRITLDTTYRNLDGLGLSLIARGKVNYAGWSAEALSADRRIACQQSGGAASAGCDVELQGLSGLGGRGNLALSQPRLFFLLPFEVGARLDLIAERVHRPSYVSTRFAAAAALDWAVTSWFNVSLSYEVENNRLRSRAGVLELLNRADQERLRYPFGDFALHSLRPSITLDFRDDPANPRKGLVLISSAELTRGISVAPTDVAGNAVPAFPINGVKLSSNLSGYIPLGRRASLALSARAGTIVPLETGAQTIGSKLFYLGGSSSLRGFREDGVLPEDVREALHQQLRDCRALISPSGCSGELKAVLAGQVPASQGGELFTLGKAELRLPALASVDLGLFLEAGNLWLDRTRMDLERLRYAAGVGLRYVTPVGPLAFDVGFNLNPDEEINEAQTQFHFSIGTF; encoded by the coding sequence GTGCTGGGATTCTGGTTGTGTGTCCTGGGCTCGAGCCCCTCGCTCGCCCAGGACCTCGCCAGGGGTGTCTCCGGACAGAACGTGGTGGCCGTGGAGCTGCACCTGCCCGGTGGAGTGGACGCGCAGGGGTTGAGCGCGCTGGTGGCGGTGCACAAGGGGCAGGTGCTGACGTCGGGGACGGTGAGGCGCTCGGTGGAGCGGCTCTGGGCCACGGGCCGCTTCTCGGACGTGGTGGCGCGGGCGGAGGAAGTCCCGGGCGGTGTCCGCGTCGTGTTCCAGCTGACGCCCGTTTCCCGGCTCGCCAGGCTGCGCTTCGAGGGCCACGCGGTGATGTCGGACGCGGAGCTCCTGGAGGCCAGCGGTCTTCTCGAGGGCGGTCCGCTGGACGGGGAGGAACTGGAGGGCGCGGTGTCGGCCGTGCTCCAGGCGTATCAGCGCAAGGGCTACGACTCGGTGAAGGTGACCGCGCGGCAGGAGCCCGTGACGGATGGCGTGGCGGTGTCGCTGCTCATCGCGGAGGGGCAGCCGACGCGTGTCCGTCAGGTGAGCTTCTCGGGCAGCCCTGGTCTGCCGCTGAGCCGGTTGCTGGCGGTGCTGGAGATGCGGCCGGGCGAGGTGTTCGACCGGGTGCGGCTGGATACGGGGCTGGACCACCTGCGCACGCTCCTGCGCGAGGAGGGCTACTGGCGCGCGCAGGTCGGGACGCCGGCGGTGCTGGTGGAGGCGAACTCCGCCTCGGTGGCGGTGCCGCTGTCGGCGGGCCCGAAGTACCAGGTTCGCTTCCATGGCAACCATCGCTTCTCCGCGGAGCTCTTGCAGCGGGTCCTGGCGCACGACGCCGCGGAGCCGCTCGACGAGGTGGTGGCGGGCCGACTGGCGCGGCGGGTGGAGTCCTTCTACCGGCACCGAGGGTTCAACGACGCGAAGGTGCGCTCGCGCGAGGTGGTGCGGCCGGATGGTGAAGTGGCGGTGCTCGCGTTCGACGTGGACGAGGGGCAGTCCCTGCGCGTCTCCGACGTCCGGTTCCACGGCAACAACTCGCTGGGCTCGAAGACGCTGAGGGCGCATCTGGCGGAGCGCATTCGCGCGAGCGCGCAGCAGCCCGAGCTGGACCTCCGACTCCAGGACGACCCGCTGGACGTGGAAGGTCGTCATGGCCGCGAGGATGTCTCGCTGGAGCCGATGCCGGACCCGTCCACGGTGTACGTCGAGGAGGCGTGGCTGGAGGCCACGGAGTCGATGATGGAGGCGTACCGGGAGCGGGGCTTCCTGTCCTCGACGGTGACGTTCCGGGGGCTGACGGTGGACGCGCGGACGCGGACCGCCGTGGCCGACTTCGACGTGGAGGAAGGGCCGCAGGCGCGGGTCACGGAGATTCGCTACGAGGGCGTGCCCGAGGGCATGGTGGCGCTCACGCAGCAGGGTGGGGCCGGAGTGCACAAGGGCCTGCCACTGAGCTTCGAGGCGGTGGAGGCCGCGCGCGTGTCGCTGGAGCGAGGGCTGGCGCAGCAGGGCTATCTCTTCGCGAAGGTCACCACGGAGTCCTCGGTGGGAGAGGACGGCACGTCCGCGACGGTGGTGTTCCGCGCGGACGCGGGCCCCCAGGTGAAGGTGGGCAAGGTGCTGGTGCAGGGGCTGACTCGCACGGACCCGGACCTGGTGATGGCCAACCTGGACCTGGAGGAGGGCAAGCCGCTTGCTCCCGATGCGCTGCTCGAGGGACAGCGGCGGCTCGCCCGGTTGGGGCTGTTCCGACAGGTGGACGTCGCGCTCGCGGACCCCGCGCGCCGCGAGCCGACCAAGGACGTGGTGGTGACGGTGCATGAGCGTCCCCGTCTGGATGGCCAGGTCTCGGGTGGCTACTTCCTGGTGGACGGTCCCCGCATCACGTTGGACACGACGTACCGCAACCTCGATGGGCTGGGGCTCAGCCTGATTGCTCGCGGGAAGGTGAACTACGCGGGCTGGAGCGCGGAGGCGCTGTCCGCGGACCGGCGCATCGCGTGTCAGCAGTCGGGCGGCGCGGCCTCCGCGGGCTGCGACGTGGAGCTTCAGGGCCTGAGTGGACTGGGCGGCCGAGGCAACCTGGCCCTGTCCCAGCCGCGCCTGTTCTTCCTCCTGCCCTTCGAGGTGGGCGCGCGACTGGACCTGATTGCCGAGCGCGTGCACCGGCCCTCGTATGTGTCCACGCGGTTCGCCGCGGCCGCGGCGTTGGACTGGGCGGTGACGTCCTGGTTCAACGTGTCGCTGTCCTACGAAGTGGAGAACAACCGGCTGCGCTCTCGCGCGGGGGTGCTGGAGCTGCTCAACCGCGCCGACCAGGAGCGCCTGCGCTATCCGTTCGGCGACTTCGCGCTGCACTCGCTGCGGCCGTCCATCACGCTCGACTTCCGGGATGACCCGGCGAATCCGCGCAAGGGCCTGGTGCTCATCAGCAGCGCGGAGCTCACGCGGGGTATCAGCGTGGCGCCCACCGACGTGGCGGGCAATGCCGTTCCGGCCTTCCCCATCAACGGCGTGAAGCTGTCGAGCAACCTGAGTGGCTACATCCCCCTGGGACGACGGGCGAGTCTGGCGCTGTCGGCGCGCGCGGGGACCATCGTCCCGCTGGAGACAGGGGCGCAGACCATCGGCTCGAAGCTGTTCTACCTGGGAGGTTCATCCAGCCTCCGTGGCTTCCGCGAGGACGGTGTCCTGCCCGAGGACGTGCGCGAGGCGCTGCATCAACAGCTGCGAGACTGCCGCGCGCTCATCAGCCCGTCGGGGTGCTCGGGAGAGCTGAAGGCGGTGCTCGCGGGACAGGTGCCGGCGAGCCAGGGCGGTGAGCTCTTCACGTTGGGCAAGGCGGAGCTGCGGCTCCCCGCGCTCGCGTCGGTGGACCTGGGGCTGTTCCTGGAGGCGGGCAACCTGTGGCTGGACCGGACGCGGATGGACCTGGAGCGACTGCGGTACGCGGCGGGCGTGGGGCTCCGGTACGTGACGCCCGTGGGCCCGCTGGCGTTCGACGTGGGCTTCAACCTGAACCCGGACGAGGAAATCAACGAGGCGCAGACGCAGTTCCACTTCAGCATCGGTACATTCTGA